Proteins encoded in a region of the Bicyclus anynana chromosome 9, ilBicAnyn1.1, whole genome shotgun sequence genome:
- the LOC112043902 gene encoding sodium channel subunit beta-2 isoform X2 gives MWGIVLLIFFVAGSRQISITEFSVPDSIESGGDAPLQCGYELSWNETVHDLTVKWWFTPLGESVDKRIQLYQRIVGHPPESIKLDIEIKGSDDILLQNVTPESSGTYECEVSALEDEKRQRDDLIVFSKGELWLNVTEVEDGPDEDDDKDVLVTCEATDVAPFPVLVISVNEEVVITNDTLVLEQDNNTFNATNTVTLSRERADGAEIACELFWNTTHEPYKVTETYNVGSTGANGTSSSLLLVILAILCNIFYIKK, from the exons ATGTGGGGCATTGTTTTGCTCATCTTCTTCGTCGCAG gcAGCCGGCAAATATCGATAACAGAGTTTTCAGTGCCTGATTCAATAGAATCGGGAGGAGATGCTCCATTGCAGTGTGGATATGAATTGAGTTGGAATGAGACCGTGCATGATTTGACAGTCAAATGGTGGTTCACGCCCTTAGGGGAATCTGTTGACAAACGAATCCAGCTTTATCAAAGGATAGTGGGACATCCGCCTGAGTCAATTAAACTTGACATTG AGATAAAGGGGAGTGATGACATCCTACTTCAAAATGTAACACCAGAGAGTTCGGGGACCTATGAATGTGAAGTGTCAGCACTAGAAGATGAAAAGCGGCAGCGTGACGATCTCATCGTGTTCT CAAAGGGCGAGCTGTGGCTCAACGTCACCGAGGTGGAGGACGGGCCTGACGAGGATGATGATAAAGACGTGCTCGTCACCTGCGAGGCGACGGATGTGGCGCCCTTCCCGGTCCTCGTCATATCTGTTAATGA GGAGGTTGTAATCACCAACGACACGCTAGTGTTAGAGCAAGACAACAACACGTTCAACGCGACCAATACCGTGACGCTGAGCAGAGAGCGCGCGGACGGCGCGGAGATCGCCTGCGAGCTGTTCTGGAACACCACGCACGAGCCGTACAAAGTTACAGAAACTTATAATGTCGGTTCCACGG GGGCCAACGGGACGAGCTCCAGTCTACTTCTAGTCATCTTAGCaattttgtgtaatattttctatataaaaaagtaa
- the LOC112043902 gene encoding sodium channel subunit beta-2 isoform X1: MWGIVLLIFFVAGSRQISITEFSVPDSIESGGDAPLQCGYELSWNETVHDLTVKWWFTPLGESVDKRIQLYQRIVGHPPESIKLDIEIKGSDDILLQNVTPESSGTYECEVSALEDEKRQRDDLIVFSKGELWLNVTEVEDGPDEDDDKDVLVTCEATDVAPFPVLVISVNEEVVITNDTLVLEQDNNTFNATNTVTLSRERADGAEIACELFWNTTHEPYKVTETYNVGSTALSTTEDFEDATTTEATPGNRANGTSSSLLLVILAILCNIFYIKK; encoded by the exons ATGTGGGGCATTGTTTTGCTCATCTTCTTCGTCGCAG gcAGCCGGCAAATATCGATAACAGAGTTTTCAGTGCCTGATTCAATAGAATCGGGAGGAGATGCTCCATTGCAGTGTGGATATGAATTGAGTTGGAATGAGACCGTGCATGATTTGACAGTCAAATGGTGGTTCACGCCCTTAGGGGAATCTGTTGACAAACGAATCCAGCTTTATCAAAGGATAGTGGGACATCCGCCTGAGTCAATTAAACTTGACATTG AGATAAAGGGGAGTGATGACATCCTACTTCAAAATGTAACACCAGAGAGTTCGGGGACCTATGAATGTGAAGTGTCAGCACTAGAAGATGAAAAGCGGCAGCGTGACGATCTCATCGTGTTCT CAAAGGGCGAGCTGTGGCTCAACGTCACCGAGGTGGAGGACGGGCCTGACGAGGATGATGATAAAGACGTGCTCGTCACCTGCGAGGCGACGGATGTGGCGCCCTTCCCGGTCCTCGTCATATCTGTTAATGA GGAGGTTGTAATCACCAACGACACGCTAGTGTTAGAGCAAGACAACAACACGTTCAACGCGACCAATACCGTGACGCTGAGCAGAGAGCGCGCGGACGGCGCGGAGATCGCCTGCGAGCTGTTCTGGAACACCACGCACGAGCCGTACAAAGTTACAGAAACTTATAATGTCGGTTCCACGG CGCTGTCCACCACGGAGGACTTCGAAGACGCAACCACTACCGAAGCCACCCCCGGCAATA GGGCCAACGGGACGAGCTCCAGTCTACTTCTAGTCATCTTAGCaattttgtgtaatattttctatataaaaaagtaa